One Nicotiana tabacum cultivar K326 chromosome 23, ASM71507v2, whole genome shotgun sequence genomic window, TTATAAATAGGGATGAACTATCAGACCAAGTCATTCACCTCTAGTTACTggcaatttttctttctttcgaaAAGGAAAAGATTTCACTCACTTGCTTTCTCGGATCAGCCTTTATAAGAAGAACAAATGTATTCTTTCATTCTATTTCTCTTTGCATCTCTTTCTTCTTGTTTTGGCTTatactcttttttcttcttcattgttTTAACTAGCTAAAACTTGGCAATCCGTTGTTTTAATAGAACGAATCTTTACACATGCAATATTATAAGCACGAACCAACAACTGCTTAATTATTTGAATATTTTGCAGGACGGCAACCAAATACTTATTAGTTTTGCTAGCAATGTTGACAACTATAATGGCCCAAAAGGAACTGATGGTCAACATCACCATACTTCACAGCGCCACTGCTGAAGGCGCAGGTATAATATTTACTGCAAAGTACATTAAGCAACAGAGTAAAGCGAATCACATGCAGACTAGTATACCAATTAATAATATAGTTGACTGCACAATACATTAAGCAACAGAGAAAAGAGAATGACATGCAGAATTGTATACTAATTATTTAATTTGATTTCGAGTCACTAACAGTGTGCCTTGACGGGAGTCCCCCAGCATATCATCTTGATCGGGGATATGGCACCGGACTTCGCAGCTGGATCATCACCATTGATGTTAGTTACTTTtacttcttcttattcttctattATTCATCTTCTTTTCATCTTTATCGTAACCAAGTTGCCAAATCTACAATTATTAGGGCGGTGGTTGGTGCTCTAGTATCTCGGATTGCCATAATCGTTCAAATAGCGTCTTAGGTTCTTCCACAAAGATGCTGCCACCACAAGTCAGATTTTCAGGGATTCTTCATAACGATCTCAGAATTAATCCAGGTGAAGCTATATCATATTTACTATTTTCTTGCTTTgtcatttttcttcatattttagcGGCTACTAATTTGTGAATGTACGAGTTGGCAGACTTTTACAATTGGAATAGAGTTAGAGTCAGATATTGTGATGGGTCATCCTTCACAGGTGATGTTGACGATGTTGATCCTGTAAGTAGTACTGCTTCCCTAGTATTGAAAAATAAATTGTAGTAGTATTTGTTCTGCTTTACAACTTTTCTGATATGAAATATTTTCCAATCTACATTAGGATACCAAACTTTATTATAGAGGAGCAAGAATCTTCAGAGCCATTATGAATGATTTATCCAGAAAAGGAATGCAAACGGCTGAAAATGTAAGATTCAACTGATATCGCTCTCTTATAACCCCATATAGTATAACACAAGTCACATACTAAATTACTATAGTACTTTACAACTTTTTTCCCAATTAGCTTAATTTTGAAACCAAAATGCATTTTATATGTAGGCAATCCTAAGCGGAACTTCAGCTGGCGGATTGGCTACAATTTTGAATTGCGATAAGTTCAAGTCTCTCCTTCCAGATGATGCCAGAGTAAAGTGCGTTGCAGATGCAGGCTTCTTCATCAATGCGTGAGCTCTTCTTGCTATAGGATAACTCAAGAAATTAAATGATGTTTCGATGTCTTATTGATTTATGTCTATATTGCGCttcatgatttatgcagcaagaCAATATCTGGCACTTCAGATATTCAAGATGAGTATAAGAGAGTGGTTACT contains:
- the LOC107773427 gene encoding pectin acetylesterase 8-like isoform X3, with the protein product MTATKYLLVLLAMLTTIMAQKELMVNITILHSATAEGAAYHLDRGYGTGLRSWIITIDGGGWCSSISDCHNRSNSVLGSSTKMLPPQVRFSGILHNDLRINPDFYNWNRVRVRYCDGSSFTGDVDDVDPDTKLYYRGARIFRAIMNDLSRKGMQTAENAILSGTSAGGLATILNCDKFKSLLPDDARVKCVADAGFFINAKTISGTSDIQDEYKRVVTLHGSAKNLPPSCTSIMEPSLCFFPRNVVPYVQTLLFIINSQYDLWQVEDTNVSNILVPEYLDPQRVWKNCKVHISNCTLSQRIIIQDFGVEFLKAFLGLTPSFTRGYFITSCYSHGQIQSARYWFSANSPRLLNKTIAEAVADWYFDRAEFHQYIDPYPCGRDCWSTS
- the LOC107773427 gene encoding pectin acetylesterase 8-like isoform X4, encoding MTATKYLLVLLAMLTTIMAQKELMVNITILHSATAEGAVCLDGSPPAYHLDRGYGTGLRSWIITIDGGGWCSSISDCHNRSNSVLGSSTKMLPPQVRFSGILHNDLRINPDFYNWNRVRVRYCDGSSFTGDVDDVDPDTKLYYRGARIFRAIMNDLSRKGMQTAENAILSGTSAGGLATILNCDKFKSLLPDDARVKCVADAGFFINAKTISGTSDIQDEYKRVVTLHGSAKNLPPSCTSIMEPSLCFFPRNVVPYVQTLLFIINSQYDLWQVEDTNVSNILVPEYLDPQRVWKNCKVHISNCTLSQRIIIQDFGVEFLKAFLGLTPSFTRGYFITSCYSHGQIQSARYWFSANSPRLLNKEV
- the LOC107773427 gene encoding pectin acetylesterase 8-like isoform X2; protein product: MTATKYLLVLLAMLTTIMAQKELMVNITILHSATAEGAVCLDGSPPAYHLDRGYGTGLRSWIITIDGGGWCSSISDCHNRSNSVLGSSTKMLPPQVRFSGILHNDLRINPDFYNWNRVRVRYCDGSSFTGDVDDVDPDTKLYYRGARIFRAIMNDLSRKGMQTAENAILSGTSAGGLATILNCDKFKSLLPDDARVKCVADAGFFINAKTISGTSDIQDEYKRVVTLHGSAKNLPPSCTSIMEPSLCFFPRNVVPYVQTLLFIINSQYDLWQVSNILVPEYLDPQRVWKNCKVHISNCTLSQRIIIQDFGVEFLKAFLGLTPSFTRGYFITSCYSHGQIQSARYWFSANSPRLLNKTIAEAVADWYFDRAEFHQYIDPYPCGRDCWSTS
- the LOC107773427 gene encoding pectin acetylesterase 8-like isoform X1, producing the protein MTATKYLLVLLAMLTTIMAQKELMVNITILHSATAEGAVCLDGSPPAYHLDRGYGTGLRSWIITIDGGGWCSSISDCHNRSNSVLGSSTKMLPPQVRFSGILHNDLRINPDFYNWNRVRVRYCDGSSFTGDVDDVDPDTKLYYRGARIFRAIMNDLSRKGMQTAENAILSGTSAGGLATILNCDKFKSLLPDDARVKCVADAGFFINAKTISGTSDIQDEYKRVVTLHGSAKNLPPSCTSIMEPSLCFFPRNVVPYVQTLLFIINSQYDLWQVEDTNVSNILVPEYLDPQRVWKNCKVHISNCTLSQRIIIQDFGVEFLKAFLGLTPSFTRGYFITSCYSHGQIQSARYWFSANSPRLLNKTIAEAVADWYFDRAEFHQYIDPYPCGRDCWSTS